From the genome of Suricata suricatta isolate VVHF042 chromosome 3, meerkat_22Aug2017_6uvM2_HiC, whole genome shotgun sequence, one region includes:
- the ACKR3 gene encoding atypical chemokine receptor 3 codes for MDLHLFDDSEPGNFSDVSWPCNGSDCIVVDTVLCPNMPNKSVLLYTLSFVYVFIFVIGMVANSVVVWVTVQAKTTAYDTHCYILNLAIADLWVVVTIPVWVVSLVQHNQWPMGELTCKVTHLIFSINLFGSIFFLTCMSVDRYLSITCFAGTSSRRKKAVRRTVCVLVWLLAFCVSLPDTYYLKTVTSASNNETYCRSFYPEHSVKEWLISMELVSVVLGFAVPSCIIAIFYCLLARAIAASGDQEKQSSRKIIFSYVVVFLVCWLPYHAVVLLDIFSVLHYIPFTCRLENFLFTALHVTQCVSLVHCCVNPVLYSFINRNYRYELMKAFIFKYSAKTGLTKLIDASRVSETEYSALEQSTK; via the coding sequence ATGGATCTGCACCTCTTCGACGACTCGGAGCCGGGGAACTTCTCCGACGTCAGCTGGCCGTGCAACGGCAGCGACTGCATCGTCGTGGACACCGTGCTGTGCCCCAACATGCCCAACAAGAGCGTCCTGCTCTATACGCTGTCCTTCGTCTACGTCTTCATCTTCGTGATCGGCATGGTCGCCAACTCCGTGGTGGTCTGGGTGACCGTCCAGGCCAAGACCACCGCCTACGACACGCACTGCTACATCCTCAACCTGGCCATCGCCGACCTGTGGGTGGTGGTCACCATCCCCGTCTGGGTGGTGAGCCTCGTGCAGCATAACCAGTGGCCCATGGGAGAGCTCACGTGCAAGGTCACGCACCTCATCTTCTCCATCAACCTGTTCGGCAGCATCTTCTTCCTGACGTGCATGAGCGTGGACCGCTACCTGTCCATCACCTGCTTCGCAGGCACCTCGAGCCGCCGGAAGAAGGCGGTCCGCCGCACCGTCTGCGTCCTGGTGTGGCTGCTGGCCTTCTGCGTGTCCCTGCCTGACACCTACTACCTGAAGACCGTCACCTCGGCGTCCAACAATGAGACCTACTGCCGCTCCTTCTACCCCGAGCACAGCGTCAAGGAGTGGCTCATCAGCATGGAGCTGGTGTCCGTGGTCCTGGGCTTCGCTGTCCCCTCCTGCATCATTGCCATCTTCTACTGCCTGCTGGCCCGCGCCATCGCCGCGTCCGGCGACCAGGAGAAGCAGAGCAGCCGGAAGATCATCTTCTCCTACGTGGTGGTCTTCCTGGTGTGCTGGCTGCCCTACCACGCCGTGGTGCTGCTGGACATCTTCTCCGTCCTCCACTACATCCCCTTCACCTGCCGGCTGGAGAACTTCCTGTTCACAGCCCTGCACGTGACGCAGTGCGTGTCCCTGGTGCACTGCTGCGTCAACCCCGTGCTCTACAGCTTCATCAACCGAAACTACAGGTACGAGCTGATGAAGGCCTTCATTTTTAAGTACTCGGCCAAGACCGGTCTCACCAAACTCATCGACGCCTCCAGGGTGTCCGAGACAGAGTACTCGGCCTTGGAGCAAAGCACCAAGTGA